The genomic window CCGACCTGAAACCTGTCCTGCGCCAGGCGCCGGCTGTGGATCATTCGGCAATGGCAGTGCACGGACTCCTGTTCCAGTCCGAAATGCAGGTTCAGCTCCAGCGGTGCACCGGCTGCTACACCTGGACGGGCGCCCAGCAGGGCCTCCAGTTCGGCATTGCCTTCGACCAGCACCCCGCTGAGACTCAGGTGAATCACCCGCACATCCAGACAGTCGCCGCGAAAAGGTTCCAGCTCCGCTGGCAAATCCACCTCCACCCTGGGGTGCAGCCGCATATCAACATTCATGGTGCTATCCTCTGTGGTCTTCAATCCCGCGCCCTCATCTCAGCGGACGCTTGGCCCACGAACTATAACGCGAACCAGAGCGCGCACTATAGTTAGGTATAGCAGCAGCGCCTGCCGCAGCACATGATCGACCCACCCGGTATCATCAGCATCCGGTACATCAGCAAGGAGACCTTCCATGAGCCAGTTCCGTTCTGAGCAAGACAGCATGGGCACACTGCAGGTGCCGGCCGACGCCCTCTACGGCGCCCAGACCCAGCGCGCTGTGGATAACTTTCCGATCAGCGGCCTGACCCTGCCCGAGCCCTTTATTCGCGCCCTCGGGCTGATCAAGGCCGCCGCCGCCCAGAGCAACGTCGAGCTGAGGCTGCTGAACGCCGAAATCGGCTCCGCCATACGCCAGGCCGCCATGGAAATTGCCACCGGCAAGCATCTGCAGCAGTTCCCGGTGGATGTATTCCAGACCGGCTCAGGCACCAGCTCCAACATGAATGCCAATGAAGTCATCGCCCATCTTGCGAGTGGCTACTGCGCACAGCCCGTGGACCCCAACGATCATGTCAACATGGGGCAAAGCTCCAATGACGTGATTCCTACCGCCATTCACCTGAGCGCCGCTATGGTGCTGGATGAATCCCTGCTGCCGGCCCTGCACCACCTGCAGGTCAGCATCGACAGCAAGGCGCACAGCCTGGAAGGCCTGATCAAGACCGGACGCACCCATCTGATGGACGCCATGCCGGTGCAACTGTCGCAGTCGATGTCGGGCTGGTCGGGGCAGATACAGCTGGCGATTCGAAGGCTGGAGGCCAGCCGTCCACGCCTGCACCAGCTCGCCCAGGGCGGCTCGGCCGTGGGCACCGGCATTAACGTGCACCCGGACTTCAGCGCCCGTTTTGCGCAAAATATCAGCGCGCTCTCCGGCCTGACGCTGCAACCGGCCGACAACCTCTTCTGCGCCCTTGCCTGCCAGGACACGGCGGTGGAAGTGTCCGGCCAGCTCAAGGCGCTGGCCTGTGCGCTGCTGAAAATCGCCAATGACCTGCGCTGGA from Marinobacterium aestuarii includes these protein-coding regions:
- a CDS encoding PilZ domain-containing protein yields the protein MNVDMRLHPRVEVDLPAELEPFRGDCLDVRVIHLSLSGVLVEGNAELEALLGARPGVAAGAPLELNLHFGLEQESVHCHCRMIHSRRLAQDRFQVGMKILSIPNASQGLLSRYIAAQMN
- a CDS encoding class II fumarate hydratase; translation: MSQFRSEQDSMGTLQVPADALYGAQTQRAVDNFPISGLTLPEPFIRALGLIKAAAAQSNVELRLLNAEIGSAIRQAAMEIATGKHLQQFPVDVFQTGSGTSSNMNANEVIAHLASGYCAQPVDPNDHVNMGQSSNDVIPTAIHLSAAMVLDESLLPALHHLQVSIDSKAHSLEGLIKTGRTHLMDAMPVQLSQSMSGWSGQIQLAIRRLEASRPRLHQLAQGGSAVGTGINVHPDFSARFAQNISALSGLTLQPADNLFCALACQDTAVEVSGQLKALACALLKIANDLRWMNSGPLAGLGEIELQALQPGSSIMPGKVNPVIPEAVMMVAAQVIGNDAAITVGGQHGNFELNVMLPLIAHNLLQSETLLASAARQLADKAIATFRVNESNISAALARNPILVTALNPIIGYQKAAAIAKQAYAQGRPVVDVAAEVTGMSHDELAQLLDPARLTQGGIQGSS